The following are encoded in a window of Arthrobacter sp. SLBN-100 genomic DNA:
- a CDS encoding alpha/beta hydrolase, whose amino-acid sequence MALDNETAAFLQHMAEARPSSARPIWEMQPADAREAGAGLRDLYGAGPEMYRIENHELDAFDGGTFRVRVLVPSESPAAVLVYLHGGGWVLEDIDGYDTLGRTLAERSGTAVILVEYRKAPEFPFPTPVEDSWTALRWAAEQRLAIAGDNVPLWVAGDSSGGNLAAVLTQRARDFGGPDLEGQILIYPVTDADLTRSSYLDPANQVVIDADTMRWFWNHYAPDEDARKLPEVSPLRAESLQGLPDALIITAEHDVLRDEGEAYAHRLTDHGVTVQYHRWPGQMHLFFSLVNVLPASSEAIELVASHLRGRARSEADGRMSTAVLRKTAQ is encoded by the coding sequence ATGGCACTCGACAACGAAACCGCGGCATTCCTGCAGCACATGGCAGAAGCGAGACCCTCTAGTGCCCGGCCAATATGGGAAATGCAGCCGGCCGACGCCCGCGAAGCCGGAGCCGGTCTTCGCGACCTCTACGGCGCCGGCCCCGAAATGTACCGAATTGAGAATCATGAACTTGACGCGTTCGACGGCGGGACCTTCCGTGTTCGCGTGCTGGTTCCCTCAGAATCCCCCGCCGCGGTGCTGGTGTATCTGCACGGTGGCGGATGGGTGCTCGAAGACATCGATGGCTACGACACGCTCGGACGGACCCTGGCGGAGCGATCCGGCACGGCAGTCATCCTTGTGGAATACCGCAAGGCTCCTGAGTTTCCGTTTCCGACACCTGTGGAGGACAGCTGGACCGCTCTGCGTTGGGCTGCAGAGCAAAGGCTGGCCATCGCCGGAGACAATGTGCCGCTGTGGGTGGCGGGAGACAGTTCCGGGGGCAACCTTGCGGCTGTGCTGACCCAGCGCGCCCGCGACTTCGGCGGGCCGGATCTCGAGGGGCAAATCCTCATCTATCCGGTAACGGACGCCGATTTGACCAGGTCTTCCTACCTGGATCCGGCCAACCAGGTGGTGATCGATGCGGACACCATGCGGTGGTTCTGGAACCACTATGCCCCGGACGAGGACGCCCGCAAACTCCCCGAAGTCTCTCCGTTGCGTGCAGAGTCTCTGCAGGGGCTGCCGGATGCACTCATCATCACGGCTGAACACGACGTCCTCCGCGACGAGGGCGAGGCCTATGCGCACCGCCTGACAGACCACGGCGTGACGGTGCAGTACCACCGCTGGCCGGGTCAAATGCATCTGTTCTTCTCATTGGTGAACGTCCTTCCGGCCAGCTCTGAGGCGATCGAGCTTGTGGCCAGCCACCTTCGCGGCAGGGCGCGCTCCGAAGCTGATGGCCGGATGTCGACGGCTGTCCTCCGAAAGACCGCACAGTGA
- a CDS encoding MFS transporter: MSSRNERALTGLQDRPAPAAPVHLTRAERVGLPSGMAWGILAVIVFVVGDGLEVAWISQFFTTAVHIPLSEAAWIVTAFGIVVGVTSYAVGPLCARFGPRRVMAAGLIFWVIIDAAFIGLALPTGNYWFILITYALRGTGTPLYVFAFLVWLDARAKAGQEAGTQAWFWFAYTAGQIIFGNVLAGYLVPTLGPIATLWIGLGVALAGGLIGVLLVRDSTGQGTQRTSENLGKAFEEALTIIWRQPKVGMGGLVKLINLGGIIAMGVYYVPYITGVIHLPLGLAILSFTFLGIAAVPAMLFFGWLSDRIGWANTVQWIAAPISAIAMVALFLVPQWVGPNFLVIVLLMILLGLGNAAFVPISALVPSIASNEKVAGLGVINLSTGMAALLGPAAVAVILPSFGFAGVAWGLGIAYVVAFALMFYVQLPGRARTDAHVTSTLVAVVRPDATVNTGSK, encoded by the coding sequence ATGTCCTCACGAAATGAAAGGGCGCTGACGGGCCTGCAAGACCGACCCGCCCCTGCTGCCCCAGTACACCTTACCCGCGCCGAGCGCGTTGGCCTTCCCTCCGGCATGGCTTGGGGAATCCTGGCTGTTATTGTGTTTGTCGTCGGCGACGGGCTAGAAGTCGCTTGGATCTCCCAGTTCTTCACTACCGCCGTCCATATCCCTCTGAGCGAAGCCGCGTGGATAGTCACCGCCTTCGGGATCGTCGTTGGGGTCACATCGTATGCCGTCGGGCCCTTGTGCGCGCGATTTGGACCACGCCGCGTCATGGCGGCAGGGCTGATCTTCTGGGTGATCATTGACGCTGCGTTCATCGGACTAGCTCTACCGACGGGCAACTACTGGTTCATCCTGATCACGTATGCGCTGCGTGGGACAGGCACCCCACTTTACGTGTTCGCATTCCTTGTCTGGCTCGATGCAAGAGCGAAAGCGGGTCAGGAAGCGGGGACTCAAGCTTGGTTCTGGTTCGCCTACACCGCAGGCCAGATTATTTTTGGAAACGTCCTCGCCGGCTACCTTGTGCCGACCTTGGGCCCAATCGCCACACTTTGGATCGGATTGGGAGTCGCATTGGCTGGTGGACTCATTGGTGTGCTGCTTGTGCGTGACTCAACTGGTCAGGGCACGCAACGAACCTCGGAGAACCTGGGCAAAGCATTTGAAGAGGCACTCACAATTATCTGGCGTCAGCCGAAGGTGGGTATGGGCGGCTTAGTCAAGCTCATCAACCTCGGAGGAATTATTGCAATGGGGGTCTACTACGTGCCCTACATCACAGGCGTAATCCACTTGCCACTTGGGCTAGCGATCCTTTCCTTCACATTCTTGGGAATCGCCGCGGTTCCGGCCATGCTCTTCTTCGGTTGGCTCAGTGATCGAATCGGCTGGGCCAACACGGTGCAATGGATCGCGGCGCCAATCAGCGCGATCGCGATGGTCGCGCTCTTCTTAGTACCCCAGTGGGTAGGCCCGAATTTCCTGGTGATCGTCCTCCTAATGATTCTCCTCGGGCTCGGCAACGCTGCGTTCGTCCCAATTTCCGCGCTCGTCCCTTCGATCGCGTCCAACGAAAAGGTGGCCGGGCTCGGCGTTATCAACTTGAGCACCGGCATGGCTGCCCTGTTGGGGCCCGCAGCAGTGGCAGTCATCCTTCCCAGCTTCGGCTTTGCGGGTGTCGCCTGGGGCCTCGGCATTGCATACGTCGTGGCGTTCGCATTGATGTTCTACGTGCAACTGCCGGGTCGGGCCCGCACGGATGCGCACGTGACGTCAACTCTAGTCGCGGTTGTCCGTCCGGATGCGACTGTAAATACTGGTAGTAAGTAA
- a CDS encoding flavin reductase family protein, translated as MSAQPLTPSGRVTNLNLERMLSPEKFKAAFRNHPAGVAVITAEGPDGPAGMTVSSVISVSAEPPLLVFSLSSASGATQALSKAGTVVIHLLGADQVELARTFATSGIDRFANVKWTRLPTGEPVLPASPVWMRGYIVESMTAGSSTVVAVQVVDAQIPDANEQPGNPLVYHSRVWHHLGDHSRIDF; from the coding sequence GTGAGCGCCCAGCCCCTGACACCCAGCGGTCGGGTGACAAATCTCAACCTCGAGAGGATGCTGTCTCCGGAGAAGTTCAAGGCGGCCTTCCGGAACCACCCCGCCGGAGTAGCCGTGATCACCGCCGAGGGCCCCGACGGCCCGGCAGGAATGACAGTCAGCTCCGTGATTTCCGTGTCGGCGGAGCCGCCTCTGCTCGTCTTTTCATTGTCCTCTGCCTCCGGAGCAACCCAGGCCTTATCCAAGGCCGGGACCGTAGTGATCCACCTCCTCGGCGCCGATCAGGTCGAACTGGCACGCACCTTCGCCACAAGCGGCATCGATCGGTTCGCCAACGTCAAGTGGACCCGGCTCCCCACGGGTGAACCGGTGCTCCCTGCCTCACCGGTGTGGATGCGCGGCTACATCGTCGAAAGCATGACGGCGGGTTCGTCCACTGTGGTGGCCGTTCAGGTGGTTGATGCCCAGATTCCTGACGCCAACGAACAGCCCGGAAACCCCCTCGTTTACCACAGCCGCGTCTGGCATCACTTGGGCGACCACTCCCGAATTGACTTCTGA
- a CDS encoding FAD-dependent monooxygenase, whose amino-acid sequence MSVIEEYTDVLIVGAGPAGLTSSLALAQYGVNHVILERQAGPAHTPRAHIVNQNTAEILRNLGLSRELRGESTAWEVMSNSVWYTKLNQPEIARRESWGTGLDMHHKYQKASPEPMLSCPQTRFEPLLVGALGKAGSQVRFNHELTSLESDGRQWLGTVLNRETQESYKIRARFVIGADGAKSKVLDVAGLTVEGPSGLANAANIWFRADLSKYFAHRPGTLYWNVYPGPQPPLGLGTFICMEPFTEFLLVKFYNPDTTDLRAMSEDEARRHIEEAVGEPVDDIEILNISGWQVNAQTAPSFSSNGIFMMGDAVHRHPPTNGLGLNMSVADAFNLAWKLALVLQGGAGDELLDTYSLERQPVDAAGVQQAITSLEHSQGVDRALGLQDGLSEEEGWKQLNLLREPSPEGDELRKNLREQIAKTDSQLNALGLELGYRYVAGALVPEPETDSVPMFPILEFESSTRPGARLPHARLERDRQPISSLDLVSGLSFSLIVGLDDAGWRDAAATVTDEFGVDVRVQQIGGSDIADPYHDWADVKEVGHEGALLVRPDRYIAWRSMNRPADPTDALRVALSQVLRVNALIPAARV is encoded by the coding sequence ATGAGCGTCATCGAGGAATACACGGATGTCCTGATCGTCGGGGCTGGTCCCGCCGGGCTGACGTCATCGCTGGCTTTGGCGCAGTACGGCGTGAACCACGTAATTCTGGAGCGTCAAGCCGGTCCGGCGCACACTCCGCGCGCCCATATCGTCAACCAGAACACTGCGGAGATCCTGCGGAACCTGGGTTTGAGCCGGGAGCTCCGGGGGGAATCCACCGCGTGGGAAGTGATGAGCAACAGCGTCTGGTACACCAAGCTCAACCAGCCCGAAATCGCGCGGCGTGAATCCTGGGGCACCGGATTGGATATGCACCACAAGTACCAGAAGGCAAGCCCAGAACCGATGCTGAGCTGCCCGCAGACCCGGTTTGAGCCGCTGCTGGTGGGCGCATTGGGAAAGGCCGGCTCTCAGGTCCGCTTCAACCACGAACTGACCTCGCTGGAATCCGATGGACGGCAGTGGCTTGGCACGGTGCTGAACCGGGAAACTCAGGAGTCCTACAAGATCAGGGCCAGGTTCGTGATCGGTGCGGACGGGGCCAAGAGCAAGGTCCTGGACGTGGCGGGTTTGACCGTCGAAGGTCCGTCGGGCCTGGCGAATGCCGCTAACATCTGGTTCCGTGCCGACCTGAGCAAGTATTTCGCCCATCGACCCGGCACACTGTATTGGAACGTCTATCCGGGTCCGCAGCCGCCCCTCGGGCTGGGAACCTTCATCTGCATGGAGCCCTTCACCGAGTTCCTGCTCGTCAAGTTCTACAACCCGGACACCACAGACCTGCGGGCGATGAGCGAAGACGAGGCCAGACGGCACATCGAGGAAGCCGTCGGTGAACCAGTGGACGACATCGAGATTCTCAACATCTCCGGCTGGCAGGTCAACGCGCAGACAGCCCCTTCGTTCAGCAGCAACGGGATTTTCATGATGGGGGATGCGGTGCACCGTCATCCGCCGACCAATGGACTTGGGCTGAACATGTCCGTCGCCGATGCCTTTAACCTGGCTTGGAAGCTCGCTCTGGTGCTCCAAGGGGGCGCCGGGGATGAACTTCTCGACACCTACAGCCTTGAGCGCCAGCCTGTCGACGCCGCTGGAGTCCAGCAGGCCATCACCAGCCTGGAGCACAGCCAGGGAGTGGACCGGGCCCTGGGGCTGCAGGACGGGCTCTCGGAAGAGGAAGGCTGGAAGCAGCTGAACCTTCTACGGGAGCCCTCGCCGGAAGGTGACGAACTGCGAAAGAACCTGCGGGAGCAGATCGCCAAAACGGATTCCCAGCTTAACGCCCTGGGCCTTGAACTCGGCTACCGCTACGTCGCCGGAGCCCTCGTCCCCGAGCCGGAGACGGACTCGGTTCCGATGTTTCCCATCCTGGAGTTCGAGTCCAGCACCCGCCCCGGCGCACGACTACCGCACGCAAGACTCGAGCGGGATCGGCAGCCCATCTCAAGTCTCGACCTCGTCAGCGGACTAAGCTTCTCGCTCATCGTGGGGCTCGACGACGCCGGATGGCGTGACGCCGCAGCAACCGTCACCGACGAGTTCGGCGTCGACGTGCGTGTCCAACAAATCGGCGGAAGCGACATTGCCGATCCCTACCACGACTGGGCCGATGTCAAGGAAGTGGGACATGAGGGTGCCCTCCTCGTTCGGCCTGACCGCTATATCGCCTGGCGGAGCATGAACCGGCCGGCCGACCCTACAGACGCGCTTCGCGTGGCCCTGTCCCAAGTACTGCGAGTCAACGCGCTGATTCCCGCCGCCCGCGTCTGA
- a CDS encoding VOC family protein: MPSATTPEKSIYANVRKPRPIKVPMLHHATFMTLDVDAMVHWYEQVCGLQPVYYAEHAAWMTNDEANHRIALLRLPGTKVPVDKPHTVGLHHTAFEYASSDQWLDNYERLRDAGILPEICLHHGMTMSMYYVDPDGNGVEIQVDVFGAWDKSTEWMWASREFAADQIGAQFDPEKLLAARRDGLDFDSIQRGAYAGNYLPANPGSPTNFPDVWPARLAEHPEWAEHLPEGAGTLMPANR, encoded by the coding sequence ATGCCAAGTGCAACCACGCCCGAAAAGTCGATCTACGCCAACGTACGCAAGCCGCGTCCGATCAAAGTCCCGATGCTGCACCATGCCACGTTCATGACGCTCGATGTGGACGCAATGGTCCACTGGTACGAACAGGTCTGCGGCCTGCAGCCGGTCTATTACGCCGAACATGCCGCGTGGATGACCAACGACGAGGCCAACCATCGGATTGCGCTGCTGCGCCTGCCCGGAACCAAAGTCCCGGTGGACAAGCCTCATACGGTAGGACTGCACCACACGGCCTTCGAATACGCCAGCTCCGATCAGTGGCTTGATAACTACGAGCGGTTGAGGGACGCCGGCATCCTCCCCGAAATCTGCCTCCACCACGGCATGACCATGTCGATGTACTACGTGGATCCGGACGGCAACGGCGTTGAGATCCAAGTGGACGTATTCGGTGCCTGGGACAAGTCAACGGAATGGATGTGGGCATCCCGGGAGTTCGCCGCAGACCAAATCGGGGCACAATTCGATCCCGAAAAGCTCCTTGCAGCCCGCAGGGACGGGCTGGACTTTGACAGCATCCAGCGCGGGGCCTATGCGGGTAACTACCTTCCTGCGAACCCGGGAAGCCCGACAAACTTCCCCGACGTATGGCCTGCCCGCCTGGCCGAGCATCCCGAATGGGCAGAACACCTTCCCGAAGGTGCAGGAACGCTCATGCCCGCCAACCGCTGA
- a CDS encoding fumarylacetoacetate hydrolase family protein, whose amino-acid sequence MRIANLRNRAVLLHDGRALDIETASGGLFSSDPQAVYTRWQEFQQWAGSADYAAAEPFDVQELGAPVPAPAQIFAIGLNYTDHADEAELPYPEDLVVFTKFRSALAGPHATVELPSDDVDYETELVVVMGQQVHRATEEEAWNAVAGLCVGQDYSERTVQRRGPVPQFSLGKSYPNFAPFGPAVTTVDELTDPDALSISAVLEGPGTEGKGDGGWMVQDGNTRDMIFSVPKTIANLSQVVTLYPGDLIFTGTPAGVGAPRGVLMRAGNVLTSTVEGIGSIRNEFV is encoded by the coding sequence ATGCGCATCGCCAATCTCCGCAACCGGGCAGTCCTGCTGCACGACGGGCGCGCCCTTGACATCGAGACTGCATCGGGCGGTCTGTTCAGTTCGGACCCGCAGGCGGTCTACACGCGCTGGCAGGAGTTCCAGCAATGGGCCGGCAGCGCCGACTACGCCGCTGCCGAGCCGTTTGACGTGCAGGAACTCGGGGCCCCCGTTCCGGCCCCGGCACAGATCTTTGCCATCGGACTTAATTACACAGACCATGCCGACGAAGCAGAGCTGCCCTATCCGGAGGACTTGGTCGTATTCACGAAGTTCCGCTCCGCACTGGCTGGCCCCCATGCAACAGTCGAACTGCCTAGTGATGACGTCGATTACGAGACGGAGCTGGTTGTGGTGATGGGTCAGCAGGTCCACCGAGCGACCGAGGAAGAGGCGTGGAACGCCGTCGCAGGGCTTTGCGTCGGCCAGGACTACAGCGAACGCACCGTACAGCGCCGCGGGCCTGTACCCCAGTTCAGCCTGGGCAAGTCGTACCCCAATTTCGCCCCCTTTGGGCCGGCAGTCACGACGGTCGATGAACTGACCGACCCGGATGCCCTGTCCATCTCGGCGGTGCTCGAAGGCCCTGGGACCGAAGGGAAAGGAGACGGCGGGTGGATGGTCCAGGACGGCAACACCCGCGACATGATCTTCTCCGTGCCCAAGACCATTGCCAACCTGTCCCAGGTTGTAACGCTTTACCCCGGCGACCTCATCTTCACCGGAACGCCCGCCGGCGTGGGGGCGCCCCGCGGCGTGCTGATGCGCGCTGGAAATGTGCTCACCAGCACTGTGGAGGGCATCGGGTCGATCCGGAATGAATTCGTCTGA